In Paenibacillus guangzhouensis, a single window of DNA contains:
- a CDS encoding sugar phosphate nucleotidyltransferase, which translates to MKGIILAGGTGSRLFPLTKLINKHLLPVGRFPMICYGIERMRKAGIQDILLIVGKSSAGLYTNFLGSGEEWGVNISYKIQESAGGIAQALNLARSFVSAQDRFVVLLGDNLFHDDLTPYVDAFNQQPSGSARVLLKHVNDPKRYGVPVFHMSQPNLIQYIEEKPKNPQSNYCVTGIYMYDSYVFEAISQIAPSARGELEITDVNNVYAKLGRLQFDILRGWWTDAGTFDSLDEAGRKLRGLKL; encoded by the coding sequence GTGAAAGGCATTATTCTAGCCGGCGGAACGGGATCACGTTTATTTCCGCTAACAAAATTGATTAATAAACACTTGCTGCCCGTCGGGAGATTTCCAATGATTTGCTACGGGATTGAACGTATGAGGAAAGCGGGAATCCAAGATATTCTGCTGATCGTCGGCAAATCATCCGCGGGTCTATATACAAATTTCTTAGGAAGCGGAGAAGAATGGGGCGTTAATATTTCCTACAAAATTCAAGAGAGCGCCGGAGGAATCGCCCAAGCATTGAATTTAGCGCGAAGCTTCGTATCGGCTCAGGATCGATTCGTCGTGCTGCTTGGCGATAATTTGTTTCATGACGATTTGACACCTTATGTAGATGCATTTAATCAGCAACCTTCCGGAAGTGCACGTGTTCTGTTGAAGCATGTGAATGATCCCAAGCGGTACGGGGTGCCTGTGTTCCATATGAGCCAACCCAACCTTATTCAATACATCGAAGAGAAACCGAAAAATCCGCAATCCAATTATTGCGTAACCGGTATCTATATGTATGATTCGTACGTATTCGAAGCCATTTCTCAAATTGCGCCATCTGCCCGTGGAGAATTAGAAATTACAGATGTAAATAATGTATATGCCAAGTTAGGCCGTCTGCAATTCGATATTCTTCGAGGTTGGTGGACAGACGCGGGTACATTTGATTCTTTAGATGAAGCGGGTAGAAAGCTTCGGGGTTTGAAGCTGTAA
- a CDS encoding restriction endonuclease subunit S encodes MREQAFLQMLEASARMQWNVAMILEAKAVEAEKVRNWALNHLSEHAFTSHTELLKESLGIHDQLVDVIDGLTKLENGLAHNLKVVLSREAEGGFGGGFEDQFGMGDFDDGSSSPGMDRKG; translated from the coding sequence ATGAGAGAACAAGCGTTTCTTCAAATGCTGGAAGCTTCCGCAAGGATGCAGTGGAATGTTGCAATGATTCTCGAGGCGAAAGCCGTAGAAGCTGAGAAGGTTCGCAACTGGGCGCTTAATCATTTATCGGAGCATGCCTTCACGAGCCATACGGAATTGCTCAAAGAGTCACTCGGCATTCACGATCAACTGGTGGATGTGATCGACGGATTAACGAAACTGGAGAACGGACTTGCGCACAATTTAAAGGTTGTTCTAAGTCGGGAAGCCGAAGGGGGATTTGGCGGCGGGTTTGAAGACCAGTTTGGAATGGGAGATTTCGATGATGGATCTTCATCGCCAGGAATGGACCGCAAGGGTTAA
- a CDS encoding glycosyltransferase family 2 protein → MRTTSIIIPTYNGQRHLEACVASVRKYTEVPYELIIVDNASTDDTIDYCRREKLTFISLPHNTGFPIACNYGLRAARGDALLLLNNDVIVSHRWLSNMLTLLNQHEHVGIVGPMANYVSGRQKVVYPYHSLDEFQRIAYEVNQSDPSKWRQVERLVGFCFLFKRELMERIGYLDEQFSPGHFEDDDYCYRARINGYHLFICGDTLVHHHGSASFNEHPSAALRQLIDRNYAIFKNKWHVDPHIFI, encoded by the coding sequence ATGAGGACGACAAGCATCATCATTCCAACCTACAATGGCCAGAGGCATCTTGAAGCATGTGTCGCCTCTGTTCGCAAGTATACAGAAGTACCGTATGAGCTGATCATCGTGGATAATGCCTCGACGGACGACACAATTGATTATTGCCGAAGGGAAAAACTGACGTTTATTTCACTTCCCCATAATACTGGCTTCCCAATCGCCTGTAACTATGGTCTGCGTGCCGCTCGGGGCGATGCGCTGCTCTTACTGAACAACGATGTGATTGTATCGCATCGATGGTTATCGAATATGCTTACGCTGCTGAATCAGCATGAGCACGTTGGTATTGTTGGCCCGATGGCGAACTATGTGAGCGGACGTCAGAAAGTGGTCTATCCCTACCATAGCTTGGATGAGTTTCAACGTATTGCTTATGAAGTCAATCAATCAGATCCTTCCAAATGGCGGCAAGTCGAGCGGCTTGTTGGCTTTTGTTTTTTATTCAAACGTGAATTAATGGAGCGAATCGGGTATTTGGATGAACAATTTTCGCCGGGGCATTTCGAAGATGATGATTATTGCTATCGCGCAAGAATCAATGGTTATCACCTGTTCATCTGCGGCGACACGCTCGTTCATCATCATGGCAGCGCCAGCTTTAATGAGCATCCGAGTGCTGCGTTGCGTCAATTGATAGATCGAAATTACGCCATATTCAAGAACAAATGGCATGTAGATCCTCACATTTTTATATAA
- a CDS encoding CgeB family protein, giving the protein MTFRFTTGVSVPKSLISRYSVGTKTRSKSKSKSKRKIRITISPKTETNHARDIVDEVRRQGRDTGFDRGFDEGYLRGRANVIMNTIQDPPRVRPIHVMYVASGKGFPYSPLDEAIISTLQGMVARVTPTDPRQPIASQAAELNPDLVLALDGMELPIEQIQAVRSLGIRTAIWLTDDPYYTDFTSKMVPHYDHVFTLELNCVPYYQALGNPNVHYLPFGFHLGQYRPLTTLAPVRRDISFIGSGYWNRIAFFDELTPYLQDKNVTISGLWWDRLRDYSSIKGKIELDKWMGPQETSDVYNGSKIVINMHRSYEDDSVNNNASRIQAISPNIRTFEISASGTLQLTDVRSDLARFYTPGVEIETYSSPQELKDKIDFYLTHEKERREIALRALSRTLREHSYNKRIDYMLSMIFES; this is encoded by the coding sequence ATGACATTTCGTTTTACAACGGGCGTATCCGTACCTAAATCCCTGATCAGCCGTTATTCGGTAGGAACGAAAACGCGTAGCAAATCAAAATCGAAATCCAAGAGAAAAATCCGAATAACGATCTCACCAAAAACAGAAACAAATCATGCAAGAGATATTGTCGATGAAGTCAGAAGACAAGGTAGAGATACCGGGTTTGATCGTGGGTTCGATGAAGGATATTTGCGGGGACGCGCCAATGTGATTATGAACACGATTCAAGATCCTCCAAGGGTACGCCCCATTCATGTCATGTACGTAGCGTCGGGTAAAGGATTTCCATATTCTCCGCTTGATGAAGCAATCATTTCGACCCTGCAGGGGATGGTTGCTAGAGTTACACCAACCGATCCGAGACAACCGATTGCCTCGCAAGCCGCAGAATTGAATCCGGATCTTGTACTGGCGCTGGATGGGATGGAACTGCCGATTGAACAGATTCAAGCGGTTCGATCGCTCGGCATTCGCACGGCAATATGGCTAACGGATGACCCGTACTATACGGATTTCACTTCAAAGATGGTTCCGCATTACGACCATGTTTTTACGCTGGAATTAAACTGTGTTCCGTATTATCAAGCGCTGGGCAATCCTAATGTTCATTATTTACCGTTTGGATTTCATTTGGGACAATACCGTCCGCTAACGACATTAGCTCCGGTCCGCCGCGACATTAGTTTTATTGGGTCTGGGTATTGGAATCGAATCGCCTTCTTTGATGAATTGACGCCTTACTTGCAAGATAAGAACGTGACGATTTCCGGTCTCTGGTGGGATCGACTTCGGGATTATTCGTCCATCAAGGGGAAAATTGAACTGGACAAATGGATGGGACCGCAAGAAACGTCCGATGTCTACAACGGATCCAAAATTGTGATTAACATGCACCGTTCATACGAGGATGACAGCGTGAATAACAATGCAAGCAGAATACAGGCTATTTCACCGAATATTCGTACCTTTGAGATCTCTGCGTCGGGTACGTTGCAACTAACGGACGTCCGTAGTGACCTGGCTCGGTTCTATACGCCTGGTGTTGAAATCGAGACGTATTCTTCGCCGCAAGAGCTAAAGGATAAAATCGATTTTTATTTAACGCATGAGAAAGAACGTCGGGAAATTGCGCTACGCGCTTTGTCGCGTACGCTTCGCGAGCATTCATATAACAAGCGTATCGATTATATGCTATCGATGATCTTCGAATCATAA
- a CDS encoding CgeB family protein, with protein sequence MNEVEKAIHRYSNSGRNEGYQLGYSNGYRLGSCQAVLNRIPEEHHPVRNMKVVYIPQGFDAIDLGITESLRGLVKDLIVAGSAEMMSVVPRERPDLVLVMNGLHVFPPEHHDHMDQIRQLGIKTALWLADDPYFTDYTASNVHHYDYIFTHEQNCVSFYKELGCSQVHYLPLAMSPVTFHPKHVATQYLSDICFIGNAFWNRVSLFDTLAPYLADKKTVIAGGHWDRLSRYDLLKDRIRHGWVPIEETTNYYNGAKVVINIHRPTEAGSDNNNSRNIIGTSINPRTYEISGCGTLQITDVRDDLSLLYRPGYDIETFSTPEELQQKIEYYLQHEEERIRIALRGLHTTRRKHMYTDRLERLLDIVFRS encoded by the coding sequence ATGAATGAAGTGGAGAAGGCAATTCATCGTTATTCGAACAGTGGAAGGAATGAAGGGTATCAGCTTGGGTATTCGAATGGCTATCGGCTGGGAAGTTGCCAAGCGGTTCTCAATCGAATTCCGGAGGAGCACCATCCTGTTCGTAACATGAAGGTCGTGTATATTCCGCAAGGTTTTGATGCCATCGACTTGGGAATAACAGAGTCTCTCCGGGGGCTGGTGAAGGATCTGATTGTTGCAGGCAGCGCAGAGATGATGTCGGTTGTTCCAAGAGAAAGGCCGGATTTGGTGTTAGTCATGAATGGCTTGCATGTGTTTCCACCAGAACATCATGACCACATGGACCAAATCCGCCAATTGGGAATCAAGACCGCGTTATGGCTAGCCGACGACCCTTATTTTACGGACTATACCGCAAGCAATGTGCATCACTACGATTACATCTTTACCCATGAGCAGAACTGTGTTTCCTTCTATAAGGAACTTGGCTGCAGTCAAGTCCACTACTTGCCTTTAGCGATGTCCCCTGTGACATTTCATCCCAAACATGTCGCAACGCAGTACTTGTCAGATATATGCTTCATTGGCAACGCCTTCTGGAATCGTGTGTCGTTGTTTGACACGCTAGCTCCTTATTTGGCAGACAAGAAAACGGTTATTGCTGGCGGACATTGGGATCGCTTAAGTCGGTATGATCTTCTTAAAGACCGAATTAGACACGGCTGGGTTCCGATTGAAGAAACGACAAATTATTATAATGGAGCCAAAGTTGTAATCAACATTCATCGTCCTACGGAAGCGGGATCCGATAACAACAACAGCAGGAATATTATCGGCACTTCGATCAACCCGCGAACCTACGAAATTTCAGGGTGCGGGACGCTGCAAATTACCGATGTGCGTGATGATTTAAGCCTACTATATCGGCCAGGATATGACATCGAGACATTCTCGACTCCTGAAGAGCTGCAGCAAAAAATTGAATATTACTTACAACATGAAGAAGAGCGAATTCGAATCGCACTTCGAGGTCTCCATACGACAAGGCGGAAACATATGTATACCGATAGACTAGAGCGTTTATTGGATATCGTCTTTCGTTCGTAG
- a CDS encoding glycosyltransferase family 2 protein, translated as MLKTKQKKTGSMQIQNQYQVGFEAGYQEGFQTGLSRFSILFEGTSIIIPTYNKLDFLRQCIDSIRKYTEVPYEIIVVDNGSTDGTRDYLKSSAMEIRYHMDDHNRGFAGAVNIGLMMAKGKTIVVLNNDIIVTQNWLSNMLRCLHSDERIGVVGPTTNYVSGDQRIDVPYSTIADMHQFAKRYNASDASKWQRTDRLVGFCFLFRRSLLEQTGYMDEGYEVGNFEDDDWVVRVRLQNLALMIARDTFIHHFGSQSMKELGTQFHAVNDRNHMFFSQKWSNPYDLIYQVKLMAEMYGMVPQKRSTKDFYPSHIVIKGIGPQLYWIENGEKHPFDTAGNQSPPITPLSQLELRYWPTGAEVSIDHVKSRWDHAGLPSPDGIEDHSGVVVESANGTLYQLEGRTKRRITNEYAARRWHLQDRPRTAWMDDQLNQFAEGLPIIAPPLIRDHHL; from the coding sequence ATGTTAAAGACCAAGCAGAAGAAGACGGGATCTATGCAGATACAAAATCAATATCAAGTTGGATTTGAAGCGGGATACCAGGAAGGCTTCCAGACCGGTCTATCCAGGTTCTCCATCCTGTTCGAAGGCACAAGCATTATCATTCCTACTTATAATAAATTGGATTTCTTGCGTCAGTGCATCGATAGCATTCGTAAATATACAGAGGTTCCGTACGAAATTATTGTCGTGGATAATGGTTCGACGGATGGAACACGCGATTACTTAAAATCATCTGCGATGGAAATTCGTTACCATATGGATGATCATAACCGCGGGTTCGCAGGCGCTGTTAATATCGGGCTTATGATGGCCAAGGGCAAGACGATTGTTGTGCTTAACAACGATATTATCGTCACGCAGAACTGGCTCTCGAACATGCTTCGATGTCTGCACAGTGATGAACGGATTGGGGTTGTTGGGCCTACGACCAATTATGTGAGCGGTGATCAACGAATAGATGTACCGTACAGCACCATTGCAGATATGCATCAATTCGCGAAGCGATATAATGCCTCTGATGCGAGCAAATGGCAGCGAACAGACCGCCTCGTCGGGTTCTGCTTCCTGTTTCGCCGTTCTTTATTAGAACAAACCGGTTACATGGATGAGGGCTACGAAGTCGGCAATTTCGAAGATGACGATTGGGTCGTCCGCGTCCGCCTTCAGAATCTTGCGTTGATGATCGCCCGCGATACGTTCATTCATCATTTCGGAAGCCAGAGTATGAAGGAACTTGGCACGCAATTCCATGCCGTGAACGATCGGAATCATATGTTTTTTTCGCAAAAATGGAGTAACCCCTATGATCTCATATATCAAGTGAAGCTAATGGCTGAAATGTATGGTATGGTCCCTCAGAAACGATCGACGAAAGATTTCTATCCATCACATATTGTCATTAAAGGAATCGGACCACAGTTGTATTGGATTGAGAACGGAGAGAAGCATCCATTCGATACCGCAGGGAATCAATCGCCGCCGATTACCCCGTTGTCCCAGCTTGAACTACGTTATTGGCCGACAGGAGCTGAAGTCTCGATTGACCATGTGAAATCACGATGGGATCATGCAGGCTTACCCTCTCCAGATGGGATTGAGGACCATTCGGGTGTCGTCGTAGAAAGTGCAAACGGAACGTTATATCAGCTGGAAGGACGCACGAAAAGACGTATAACGAATGAGTATGCTGCCCGCCGTTGGCATTTGCAAGATCGTCCTCGCACGGCTTGGATGGATGACCAATTGAATCAATTCGCGGAAGGGCTTCCGATCATTGCCCCTCCACTTATTCGAGATCATCACTTGTAG
- a CDS encoding nucleoside-diphosphate sugar epimerase: MQNKITDIILHMSNSQQHMASIIEAKRHVAVRMAQIIHAIPDQHPNFEGVSGLIEGSGMITKSIVSYLNVIADLQEAMAENLTHVMKEIGERQEE, from the coding sequence GTGCAGAACAAAATAACAGATATCATTTTGCATATGTCGAATTCACAGCAGCATATGGCTTCGATTATTGAAGCAAAGCGTCATGTAGCGGTTCGGATGGCACAAATTATTCATGCGATTCCTGATCAACATCCGAATTTCGAGGGTGTAAGCGGGCTGATTGAAGGCTCGGGGATGATTACGAAAAGCATCGTCTCTTATCTGAACGTTATTGCGGATTTGCAGGAAGCGATGGCCGAAAATCTGACCCATGTCATGAAAGAAATCGGTGAGCGGCAAGAAGAATAA
- a CDS encoding glycosyltransferase family 2 protein, with product MIVNARKRKTKPRQRAHTFRSQSQTPYLSVIIPAMNERRTIAKVIREAKKIHPNTEVIVVVNGSRDGTKRIVRAQRVTMLAYDEPLGHDVGRSIGANAAKGQILLFIDGDMIISHKQLQPFVRAVADGTDVALNDYSGPTHKSVVHGVVLAKHVLNVMLSRSDLKGASMTAVPHAISRRALEVIQSSQLSIPPLAHAIAIQSGLNVRAVKRINVGRLNPIRVRHKQGDPLEKLIVGDHLETMDWLSRQRGARGGFTDLTRQREIVR from the coding sequence TTGATTGTAAACGCTCGGAAGCGTAAGACCAAACCCCGTCAACGTGCTCACACCTTCCGATCCCAGTCCCAGACACCGTATCTTTCCGTAATTATTCCTGCCATGAACGAACGGCGCACGATTGCGAAAGTCATTCGAGAAGCGAAGAAAATACATCCGAATACCGAAGTAATTGTCGTTGTGAACGGGTCAAGGGACGGAACGAAACGCATTGTGAGGGCTCAACGGGTCACGATGCTTGCATACGATGAGCCGTTAGGACATGATGTGGGCCGAAGCATTGGAGCGAATGCGGCAAAGGGACAAATCTTGTTGTTCATTGATGGAGATATGATCATCTCCCACAAACAATTACAGCCTTTTGTGAGGGCCGTGGCGGATGGAACGGATGTAGCGCTCAATGATTACTCGGGACCGACACATAAAAGCGTTGTGCACGGGGTCGTATTAGCCAAGCATGTGCTAAATGTGATGCTGTCTAGATCGGACTTAAAAGGGGCATCGATGACTGCCGTCCCGCATGCGATTAGCAGGCGCGCATTAGAAGTCATTCAATCTTCCCAGTTATCCATTCCGCCGCTCGCCCATGCCATCGCGATCCAGAGCGGACTTAACGTCAGAGCGGTTAAGCGCATTAATGTGGGCCGATTAAATCCAATTCGCGTTCGCCATAAACAGGGGGATCCGTTAGAGAAGTTAATCGTAGGAGATCATCTGGAAACGATGGATTGGCTAAGCAGACAACGGGGGGCGCGGGGGGGATTCACGGATTTAACAAGGCAACGAGAGATCGTGAGGTGA
- a CDS encoding GT-D fold domain-containing protein, with translation MTENEELPSVQEDDQKQGGHDGHSRSSYDRGFDAGYYEGGEGILAQMIPVFNVLPDIDVREVIRLGLGQVQHQLQPLVDPFTIYHEMQAAIESNQPMSLVRLGDGEMLTLAHDLVISTEQARADGPFLSYAGVNLPDHHGRTILADSIKRATIVGIPISRMRNFQGLLFPALRAHGIDYRDLRMTLSTINYLFYQLGYLALLLEGRRVLLVGNEAPALAPVLASRGISIIGIVTPVHGIRDVDRVIGEIAQHSFDIALVAAGIPAVIITERIATELGRVAIDFGHLADKIAKGQPI, from the coding sequence ATGACCGAAAATGAAGAACTACCTTCCGTGCAGGAGGACGATCAGAAGCAAGGTGGGCACGATGGACACAGTCGCAGTTCATATGATCGTGGATTCGATGCGGGTTACTATGAAGGCGGTGAAGGGATTCTCGCTCAGATGATTCCCGTATTCAACGTCTTGCCGGATATCGATGTGCGTGAAGTCATTCGACTTGGACTTGGGCAAGTGCAGCATCAGCTGCAGCCTTTAGTTGATCCGTTTACGATTTATCACGAAATGCAGGCAGCGATCGAGTCGAACCAACCAATGTCGCTCGTACGGTTAGGCGATGGCGAGATGCTGACGCTCGCGCATGATTTAGTTATAAGTACGGAGCAGGCTCGCGCGGATGGCCCTTTCCTATCCTATGCAGGTGTCAATTTGCCGGATCATCATGGCCGAACGATACTCGCTGATTCTATCAAAAGGGCGACGATTGTAGGGATTCCAATCTCACGCATGCGGAATTTCCAAGGATTGCTGTTTCCTGCTTTGCGAGCCCACGGCATTGATTACCGCGATTTGCGGATGACCCTATCGACCATCAATTATTTGTTCTATCAATTGGGGTATTTAGCGTTGTTGCTCGAGGGGCGCCGTGTTCTACTCGTCGGTAATGAGGCGCCGGCCCTCGCGCCAGTGCTTGCCTCACGAGGCATCTCGATCATTGGGATCGTTACGCCAGTACATGGGATACGTGATGTGGACCGTGTTATTGGAGAAATTGCGCAACATTCATTTGATATCGCACTCGTAGCAGCGGGTATTCCTGCCGTTATTATTACGGAACGCATTGCGACAGAGCTAGGGCGGGTAGCGATTGATTTTGGCCATTTAGCCGACAAAATCGCCAAGGGACAACCGATCTAA
- a CDS encoding glycosyltransferase family 2 protein: protein MRKRRRVLSSKQNRASSIKKKRSSRPLLSRSVIPATPKFDPPTRTVSAILSVCNEEDSLEAVLHELMKLQVHEIILVMNGCTDRSYDIARKVPIAKIIHYPDPIGHDVGRAIGAKMAVSDILLFLDGDIPIPAHALAPFVHAVQAGVDVALNDITPYLSTFDRRDALSHCKEFLNRSLGRGDLKVNSMTAVPHALSRRALETIGYPHLMVPPKAQAIAIMRGLRVEVCCSVNVIERNKTRQINVGHVNPVAELIIGDHLEAIREAIDVLGSRMSLPDHSRKRIASRRNGR, encoded by the coding sequence ATGAGAAAGCGAAGAAGGGTGCTCTCATCCAAGCAGAATCGGGCTTCTAGCATCAAAAAGAAACGATCCAGTCGACCGTTATTATCGCGTAGCGTCATTCCTGCCACCCCTAAGTTCGACCCGCCAACTCGTACGGTATCGGCAATATTATCGGTCTGTAATGAGGAAGATTCCTTAGAGGCGGTTCTTCACGAGCTGATGAAGCTGCAGGTTCATGAAATCATCCTCGTGATGAATGGCTGCACGGATCGCAGTTATGATATCGCACGCAAGGTACCCATCGCGAAAATCATCCACTATCCGGATCCGATTGGACACGATGTAGGCCGAGCGATCGGCGCTAAAATGGCTGTATCCGATATTCTGCTCTTCCTCGATGGTGACATACCGATCCCGGCGCATGCCTTAGCCCCGTTCGTGCATGCCGTGCAAGCGGGTGTGGATGTGGCGCTAAATGATATCACCCCGTATTTGTCCACCTTTGATCGCCGTGATGCCCTCAGCCATTGCAAAGAATTTCTTAACCGGAGTCTAGGGAGAGGGGATTTAAAGGTAAATTCCATGACAGCCGTTCCTCATGCACTTTCTCGCAGAGCCTTGGAGACGATCGGATATCCTCATCTGATGGTTCCGCCGAAGGCGCAGGCGATCGCGATAATGAGAGGATTACGCGTTGAAGTCTGTTGCTCCGTCAATGTTATTGAACGGAACAAAACGCGCCAGATCAATGTCGGACACGTTAATCCTGTTGCAGAGCTCATTATCGGTGATCATCTCGAGGCGATTCGTGAAGCGATCGATGTATTAGGAAGCCGGATGTCTCTGCCGGATCATTCGCGTAAACGAATAGCCTCAAGGAGGAACGGTCGATGA